CTAAATCATTTGGTAAGATTCTGTGTACCAATGTTTATACTTCTCGCTGGCCTTGTTTCTCCTAACCTAGATTCTGAATTCAAACCAATTCCATACTACAAAAAGAAAATAAAAACTATTTTGATTCCTTATATTTTGGCATTATCTTTTTATCTATTATTTGAGATATTGTTTTATAGCGGTTGCTTTGATGCGATATTTTTTACCAAGAGATTGATTTACCTGTTTCTTCATGGGTATTCACACCTTTATTTTCTAACTATTATTCTTCAATTGTTTTTGCTATATCCTCTAATAAGATTTTTATACTTAAGGCATAGCAAAG
This is a stretch of genomic DNA from Tissierellales bacterium. It encodes these proteins:
- a CDS encoding acyltransferase, with amino-acid sequence MTKIFRHEYDFIRIISALAVLTIHVTSIHITTNTSAYFLNHLVRFCVPMFILLAGLVSPNLDSEFKPIPYYKKKIKTILIPYILALSFYLLFEILFYSGCFDAIFFTKRLIYLFLHGYSHLYFLTIILQLFLLYPLIRFLYLRHSKVLILASFLVSLYIQTAIFLIESKGIFIIPFTSTIPYYVTFLPYIFYFVIG